Within Flavobacterium pisciphilum, the genomic segment ATATTCCAATAATTGCCAATACAATTAACATTTCTTGGAGATTAAAGGAAGGGAATTTTTTAACAAGGAATTTTTTCAAAACAAAAAAGATTTAGTATGGGCAAATATATAGATTTTATTGAAAAAAAGTCACATAATAATAAATAAGAAATTACACATTAATTTACCGAAAAAAAAAATGAGTAATGATTAACAAAATCAATCCTCATACATAAAACACATAAAGTCATATTACTTTTAATTTAAACTACATTTTTTTTACATCAGTAAATAAAAATTTTAAATCAGACGACATTACAAGAAAGTAAAATACTATAAAAAAACAAAGATTGGTATTCCCTAAAAAACCCATTTTACATTAAAAACAATACAATATAACTTGTTAAAGTAATATAAAAGCTTTAACATTGCGCAAAATTAGCTAAATAAAATAATGAAGAAAATTCCTTTATATGCTGCAATTATAGCAGTGTTTTTAAGTATTGTTGCAATTTATTTTGCAAAATCAAGCTCACAATTAGTCTATGTTGATGTTAATAAACTAATTATAGGGTATAGTAAAACAAAAATTGCTAAAGCCGAGTTTGATAAAAAAGCCAATCTGATGAAAGCAAACGTTGACTCATTAGTTGCAAATTGGCAAAACGAATTAAAGAACTACGAAAAAGAAAGAGCGTCTTTATCTCCAAAAGAGTTAAAGCTAAAGCAAGAATTACTTGGTAATAAACAACAACAAATTAATGGATACCAAGAAGCAATTCAGAAAAAAATACAAGAAGAAGACAAAAAAGTAACTCAAACTGTAATTAATGATATTAACGATTACATTAAAGAGTACGGAAAAAAACATAACTATAAAATCATATTTGGTGCCAGTGGTGGTGGAAATATCATGTATGCTGATGAATCTACTGATTTAACTGAGCAAGTTTTAAAAGGACTTAATGCAGAATATGATAAAAAATAACCTTTTATTACTTCTTTTATTATTACTTCTAACTTCCTGTAACAAAACTTTTGATAATCAGGAAGAAATGTATGATTATATAAAAGATGAAGACAACGGATACTGTTATAAAAAAACGGTTAATGGTGTTGATTATATACTACAATACAGACCGACAGATTTATTAGTTCAACAAGATTTAGAAAACAAAACTAATCCAACTGAAATAAATAGACTAAGACAGAAATATAATAAATATTTATATTTCAACTTGTCTATGTCTAAGAATAATCAGGAATTACTAAATGGAGTTGCAAGAGATAAAACTAAATTCGGTCAAATGGTTACTGATTTAGCCTTTAGAATGGAAGAAAAACTTCACGTATATACTCCTACAAAAGACACTTTAGCATTAGCCGATTTTATTTACCCTAGAATGTATGGTATGAGTAGTTCTACATCCATAATGATTGTGTATCCCCGAGACAATAAATTTATTAAACAAGACTATCTAAACTTTGTTATTGAAGATTTAGGGCTTGATACTGGAGATATTAAATTCAAAATAAATACCAAAGCACTAGAAAAAGAACCTCAATTACGTTTTTAATATTAGCCTTATGATTACATACAAAAAGCACCATCGCCTTATTGCCACTTTTTTCTTGTTGATTTTTTTCCCAACTTTAATACCAAATAATCTATTTGCATCAAATAATGGACCTAAATCAGCTGAAGCAGCAAGCTTTGAGCCTGTTGATGCAACTGATATGGTAAATCTAATCACAGGCCAATATAGTTATGTATTACCTTTACTTAATGTCCCTAGTCCAGAAGGAGGTTATCCAATAGCTATGGCATATCATGCTGGTATAGCATTAGATCAAGATTCATCATGGACAGGATTAGGATGGAACGTAAACCCTGGCGCAATTGAACGAAACATTAATGGTTACCCAGATGATTATAATACTGCAGTTATTAGTGAGTATTTTTATGACTCTTCAAAAACTGATAAAATTTCATCTGTATCAGTAGGATATTCAAATGGCGCTTTTTCAGTTGGATTAGGTTTCAATTGGAGTAATAGTCAAGCTGTTGGTGGATTCGTAAGTGTTGGTGCTGGTTATACAGATCAAGCAAGTGGTGCAGGGGGTGGTGCCAATGCTTCTATTGGATTTGGAAGCTCATCAGGAAATGCCTCTGTAGGTGTTGGTATAACTACTGCAGGTGGATTAACAGTAGGAGCAAATTTAAATTCAAATGGCAATTTAGGAGGCAGTATCGGTTATTCAAATAATACAAATGGTGAAGGCTTTTCGTTAGGATACAATTCTTCAGGCACGTTTTCCTATGGAGCTACTTTATTGTCTGGAAATAACAATACATCATCCCTTGAGGTAAGCCTCTCCTCAGGAGGGATAGGAATAAATGGAGGGGTAAAAAATCGTAATAATCAAAACAAAACAGTAGGAGGAGCTGGGACAGGAATACGTCTATCTTTCAATCATACAATCAATATGGGAGATTACAGTACAAAATCTAATGGATGGATAGTACCTATTATTGTACCTACACAAATAGGAACCTTTAGTTTAAGCTTTGGTAAACAGGAATTTACATATTACCTTTCAACGAATAAAGAATCGGTTGTAAATGGAGTATTAAATTTCAACAAAGTACAAGAATCCTATGTGGTCTCTACTCGAGATGCAAAATTACCAAATACTACAGGTAATAATTTAGTTAAATCATTTGAGAACTTAAATAGTGCTATCGTATATCGAGACCAAATGCTAATCAAGTATCCCAATTTATCTACAACTATATATTCGGGTTCTAATTCAAATAGTGAGCCTCAAATAGTACCATGGACAGATCAGCAGTTAAATATTCCTGGTTACATTTTTGAGAAATCAACAGGAGACATACACGAATTCTCAATAGAGAATACTCTCAATATAGAAAACAATAACCTTGTCTTACCTAGCAATGATAACTTTAGTGCAAATTCTCAAGGGTTATCAGGAAATTTTAGATCTATTTTGTATGAGAATGGAGCGCTAAAAGGACTCAGTAATTATGAAAACAAAAATGGTTTTAAATTAATTTATTCTGCTCCTGACCAAGGTTATTTCCGTAACAAACCAGATTTTTATTTTGATAATGAAATAAGTACATACTTAAACACTACAGATGTAAAAACAATATCTCAAAATTCAGATTTAAATAAAAAATTTCCTTATGAACATTATTCATCAGGAGAAGATTATGGAAAACTTAAAAGAGTTACATCTAAAAAAATTGAATATTGGTTAAATAGTGATTTAGTAAAAAATTTATCTCAATTAAAAGATAGAGGCTTTTTAGATACTAATGCAACAGGGATTGACAGGTCTAAATTACCCGTAGATGGTATTGGTGCATTCTCAATAACTGCCATTGATGGTAAAACTTATCATTATTCATTACCTGTTTATAATCATGAAATTATTACACGAACTTTTGGAATGATTAATGGAAAAACGGAAGAAAACCAAGCATATATGGAGAAAAGACAATTGGAACCATTTGCCACACATTGGTTATTAACTGCTATTACAGGTCCTGATTTTATAGATAATGGTGACGGAATTGCTGGAGATGGAGATTTAGGTTATTGGACAAGCTTCGATTATGGCTTATGGTCAGATGCATATTTATGGTCCGCTCCTGATAATAAAGAGTATTTTACAGATGATTCAAACTCTAACATAAAGACTTGGATTAAAGGAAGAAAACAAATATATTATTTAGATAAAATAAAAACAAGGACCCATACTGCAATATTCTTAAAAGATGAAAGAAATGATGCAA encodes:
- a CDS encoding OmpH family outer membrane protein, whose protein sequence is MKKIPLYAAIIAVFLSIVAIYFAKSSSQLVYVDVNKLIIGYSKTKIAKAEFDKKANLMKANVDSLVANWQNELKNYEKERASLSPKELKLKQELLGNKQQQINGYQEAIQKKIQEEDKKVTQTVINDINDYIKEYGKKHNYKIIFGASGGGNIMYADESTDLTEQVLKGLNAEYDKK